The following nucleotide sequence is from Rhodothermales bacterium.
TGGCGGATGCGGATGTTGACGCCCTCCACCACGACGCGGTCGGTCTTGGGATAGACCTTGAGCACGCGGCCGGTGTAGCCCTTCTCGCGGGGCTGCACGCCCGTGATCGCTTTCGTCAGCGCGACGGTGTCGCCCTTCTTGACGTGGAGCTTCTTCTGAGTGTTCTTCTTTCGCATAGCGTTTGCTGGTCGTCGTGCGCGGTAGCATTGCCCCGGCGGGGCGGCACTACGGAGGCGGCAACGGTGTTAGAGCACCTCGGGGGCGAGGGAGACGATGCGCATGAACTGGCGCTCACGCAGCTCGCGGGCCACGGGGCCGAAGATGCGCGTGCCGCGGGGCTCGTCGGCGTCGTTGAGGAGGACGGCGGCGTTCTCGTCGAAGCGGATGTAGGAGCCGTCCTTGCGGCGGAACTCCTTCTTCGTGCGGACGACGACGGCGCGGGAGACCTGCCCCTTCTTGACGCCGCCACCGGGGACCGCGCTCTTGACCGAGACGACGATCTTGTCGCCGATGCGGGCGTAGCGACGGCCACTGCCACCGAGGACGCGGATGCAGAGCACTTCTTTGGCGCCGGAGTTATCCGCGACCGCGAGTCTGGACTCTTGCTGAATCATGGGAAGTACGTGTTACGAGGTTCGCGTGCGGTGGATTACTTGGCGCGCTCGATGATCTCGACGAGCCGCCAGCGCTTGTGCTTGCTCATCGGCCGCATCTCCATGATGCGGACGGT
It contains:
- the rplN gene encoding 50S ribosomal protein L14 translates to MIQQESRLAVADNSGAKEVLCIRVLGGSGRRYARIGDKIVVSVKSAVPGGGVKKGQVSRAVVVRTKKEFRRKDGSYIRFDENAAVLLNDADEPRGTRIFGPVARELRERQFMRIVSLAPEVL